The window GATCAATGATCTGGTGAGCTCCAAGAAGATTTATAAAAAAGAACAAGCATTAGTTAAAAAATAAAAATGGGAAAACGCAGAATTAAACATGTAACCGTTATAGGTTCAGGAATTATGGGAAGCGGTATCGCTTGTCATTTTGCTAACATAGGTTGCGAGGTATTATTGCTGGACATCGTTCCTAGAGAACTGACAGATAAGGAAAAGTCACAAGGGCTTACCCTAGAAGACAAGGAGGTACGCAACCGCATGGTTAACGAGAATCTAGCCAGTGCAATTAAAAGCAAACCAGCACCTTTATATCACAAGGATTTTGCTAACCGCATCTCAACTGGTAATCTAGACGATGATCTTAAGAAGATCAAGCATACAGACTGGATTATAGAAGTAGTCGTGGAGCGTCTAGACATTAAAAAGTCTGTGTTTGAGAAAATTGAGGAACATAGAACTAAAGGAACATTAATTACCTCCAACACTTCTGGAATTCCTATTCAGTTTATGAATGAAGGACGTAGTGAGGATTTCCGTAAGCATTTTGCGGTCACACACTTCTTCAACCCACCACGATACTTGAAATTATTTGAAGTAGTACCAGGACCAGATTGCGATCCTGAAGTGACTGACTTCTTGATGAATTATGGAGAAAACTTCTTAGGTAAGACATCTGTCCTTGCTAAGGATACTCCAGCATTCATAGGTAACCGTGTAGGGATTTTCTCTATTCAGAGTTTGTTCCATACCGTAAAAGAAATGGGGTTGACCGTTTCTGAGGTTGATAAATTAACTGGTCCAGTGATCGGTAGACCTAAATCCGCTACATTTAGAACGGTTGATGTTGTAGGATTGGACACACTGGTGCACGTTGCCAACGGTGTTTATGAAAACGCTCCAGAAGATGAGCATAGAGATATGTTCAAACTTCCAACCTTCATCGACACGATGATGCAAAACAAATGGCTGGGAAGTAAATCTGGCCAAGGTTTCTACAAAAAAGTAAAAGACAAGGACGGCAAGAGCGAGATTCAGGGCTTGAATCTGGATACTATGGAATATGAGTTACAGGACAGAGCTAAGTTTGCTACCCTGGAACAAACTAAAACTATTGACAATGTTCCAGATCGTTTCCCTGTATTGATCAAAGGAAAAGATAAAGCTGGCGAATTCTACCGCAAGAGCTTTGGTTCTTTATTTGCCTACGTGCAGCATAGAATTCCGGGAATCTCAGACGAATTATATCGCATAGACGACGCAATGAGCGCCGGATTCGGTTGGGAAAACGGTCCTTTTGAAATTTGGGATGCTATAGGCGTACAAAAAGGTATTGACCTCATGAAGGAACAAGGCAAAGAGCCAGCTTCCTGGGTGAATGAAATGCTCGAGAAAGGTTTTGAATCTTTCTATAAGGTAAAAGACGGAGCAACCTACTACTACTCTATTCCAGATAAAGATTATGTGAAAAAACCTGGTCAGGATAGCATCATTATTCTAGACAACATCAGAAAATCACAAGAAATCTGGAGCAATTCAGGAGTTTCTATTCAAGATCTAGGCGACGGGATCATCAACTGTGAATTCCGTTCTAAAATGAATTCTATTGGTGGCGATGTTCTCGCTGGAATCAATAAAGCCATTGACCTAGCCGAAAAAGATTACGATGGATTAGTAGTTGCCAACTCTGGAACCAACTTCTCTGTGGGTGCCAACATCGGGATGATCTTTATGATGGCGGTGGAGCAAGAATATGATGAGCTCAACATGGCCGTGAAGCAGTTCCAAGATACCATGATGCGCATGCGTTACAGTAGTATTCCTACTGTCGCTGCACCACATCAAATGGCGCTAGGCGGTGGATGTGAATTATCACTTCATGCAGATACCATCGTTGCCCATGCAGAAACCTACATAGGTCTGGTAGAATTTGGCGTTGGATTAATTCCTGGCGGCGGTGGTTCTAAAGAAATGACCGTGCGCGCTGCAGAAGGTTTTGGAGAAGGCGATGTAGAATTGAACCGATTGAGAGAATATTTCTTGACCATTGGTCAGGCAAAGGTTTCGACCAGTGCTTATGAAGCTTACGACCTGGGTATTTTGAAAAAAGGAAAAGATAGTATTGTAGTTAATGCTTCTCAACAAATCGCTTTCGCGAAAGCGGAAGCCCGACGACTCGCTAACATGGGTTACACACAGCCGCCACCAAACAAGAACATAAAAGTTCTAGGCAAGCAGGCACTGGGAATGTTCCTTGTAGGAACAGACGCCATGCAAGCTGGAAAATACATCAGTGACCATGATCAGAAAATTGCTAACAAATTGGCTTACGTAATGGCCGGCGGAGATTTGAGTCAAGCACAAGAAGTTAGCGAACAGTATTTATTGGATCTAGAAAGAGAAGCTTTCTTAAGCCTAGCTGGAGAACGCAAGACATTGGAGAGACTGCAGCACATGTTGCAGAAAGGGAAACCACTTAGAAACTAAGAAAATGAACAAAACAGCATATATAGTAGCCGCAAAAAGAACCGCGGTAGGAAAATCAGGAAGAGGCGTTTTTAGGTTTAAAAGACCGGACGAACTTGCTGCCGAAACCATTCAAGGAATGTTGAAAGACCTTCCAGACTTTGACAAAGGTCGCATTGATGATATGATTATCGGTAATGCAATGCCTGAAGCAGAACAAGGTTTGAACATGGCTAGACAAATATCACTATTGGCCCTTGATAGAGTCGATGTTCCAGGAACAACCATCAACAGATGGTGTGCTTCTGGACTCGATGCCATCGGTGCAGCAGTAGCACGTATTCAGTCAGGAATGGCAGAATGTATCGTTGCTGGTGGAGTTGAAAGTATGAGTTACGTACCAATGGGCGGCTACAAACCAACTCCAGATTATAAGTTGGCCAAACAAGGTCACGAAGATTATTACTGGGGAATGGGATTGACCGCCGAGGAGGTGGCCAACGAATACAACGTTTCTCGCGAAGAGCAAGATCAATTTGCTTACGAATCTCAAATGAAGGCTTTGAAAGCACAGGAAGAAAATCGTTTTCAAGATCAAATAGTACCTATTGACGTAGAAGAAGTCTACCTAGATGAAAACGGTAAGAAACAAACCAGAACTTATACAGTAACTAAAGATGAAGGCCCACGTAAGGGAACTAACGTAGAAGCTTTATCTAAACTACGCCCAGTATTTGCTGCTGGTGGTAGCGTTACCGCTGGTAACTCCTCACAAACCAGTGATGGTGCAGCATTTACCCTTGTAATGAGTGAAGACATGGTCAACGAATTAGGAATCAAACCTATCGCCAAAATGGTAAGCTTTGCCGTTGCAGCCGTAGAGCCTCGCGTTATGGGAATAGCTCCTATTATCGCTATTCCAAAAGCATTGAAACAAGCTGGTCTTAAAAAAGAAGACATGGCCTTGATCGAATTGAATGAGGCATTTGCCAGTCAATCCGTTGCTGTGGTAAGAGAATTAGATCTCAACAAGGATATCGTTAATGTAAATGGAGGCGCGATTGCATTGGGTCACCCATTAGGATGTACCGGTGCAAAATTATCGGTACAGATTTTTGATGAAATGCGTAAGCGTGGCCATCAAGGTAAGCACTGTATGGTAACCATGTGTGTGGGAACTGGACAAGGAGCTGCTGGGATATTTGAGTTTCTGAATTAGTGTTCAGAGTATTAAGTATTTAGTACAAAGTATTAAGATTGAAAGAACCTTTTCAGCAATGGTTTTAATGACATTTCCGCTTTCGCGAAAGCAAAATAGATAACAATAGGGGTATGCATAAATTCGAAAAATTGAAAATTTGGCAGAAAGCAATGGATTTGACAGTTGATGTTTACAAAGCCACAGAGAAATTTCCAGTTGATGAAAGATTTGGCTTGACTTCTCAAATGAGAAGATGTTCTGTTTCAATCCCTTCAAATATAGCCGAAGGTTCGGGAAGAAATAGCAATCCACAATTCAATCAATTTTTAGGAATTGCAAATGGAAGCACTTCTGAGCTAATTATTCAAACTTTTTTATCAGAGCGTCTTGGTTTACTCGGCACGGAAACGATGAGAACACTTGTAGAACAATGCGTCGAAATATCAAACATGAATTACGGACTTCAAAAGAGCCTGAAATAATAAATAAATCCAACTTTTTAACCGAAGTCTTTGTACTTAATACATAATACTTTGTACCAAGAGCGAAGCGAAATAAAATAAGATTATGAGTAACGAAACAGCAGAAAAGAAAATGATCCGCGGTGGTCAAT of the Nonlabens marinus S1-08 genome contains:
- a CDS encoding 3-hydroxyacyl-CoA dehydrogenase/enoyl-CoA hydratase family protein, which translates into the protein MGKRRIKHVTVIGSGIMGSGIACHFANIGCEVLLLDIVPRELTDKEKSQGLTLEDKEVRNRMVNENLASAIKSKPAPLYHKDFANRISTGNLDDDLKKIKHTDWIIEVVVERLDIKKSVFEKIEEHRTKGTLITSNTSGIPIQFMNEGRSEDFRKHFAVTHFFNPPRYLKLFEVVPGPDCDPEVTDFLMNYGENFLGKTSVLAKDTPAFIGNRVGIFSIQSLFHTVKEMGLTVSEVDKLTGPVIGRPKSATFRTVDVVGLDTLVHVANGVYENAPEDEHRDMFKLPTFIDTMMQNKWLGSKSGQGFYKKVKDKDGKSEIQGLNLDTMEYELQDRAKFATLEQTKTIDNVPDRFPVLIKGKDKAGEFYRKSFGSLFAYVQHRIPGISDELYRIDDAMSAGFGWENGPFEIWDAIGVQKGIDLMKEQGKEPASWVNEMLEKGFESFYKVKDGATYYYSIPDKDYVKKPGQDSIIILDNIRKSQEIWSNSGVSIQDLGDGIINCEFRSKMNSIGGDVLAGINKAIDLAEKDYDGLVVANSGTNFSVGANIGMIFMMAVEQEYDELNMAVKQFQDTMMRMRYSSIPTVAAPHQMALGGGCELSLHADTIVAHAETYIGLVEFGVGLIPGGGGSKEMTVRAAEGFGEGDVELNRLREYFLTIGQAKVSTSAYEAYDLGILKKGKDSIVVNASQQIAFAKAEARRLANMGYTQPPPNKNIKVLGKQALGMFLVGTDAMQAGKYISDHDQKIANKLAYVMAGGDLSQAQEVSEQYLLDLEREAFLSLAGERKTLERLQHMLQKGKPLRN
- a CDS encoding acetyl-CoA C-acyltransferase, translating into MNKTAYIVAAKRTAVGKSGRGVFRFKRPDELAAETIQGMLKDLPDFDKGRIDDMIIGNAMPEAEQGLNMARQISLLALDRVDVPGTTINRWCASGLDAIGAAVARIQSGMAECIVAGGVESMSYVPMGGYKPTPDYKLAKQGHEDYYWGMGLTAEEVANEYNVSREEQDQFAYESQMKALKAQEENRFQDQIVPIDVEEVYLDENGKKQTRTYTVTKDEGPRKGTNVEALSKLRPVFAAGGSVTAGNSSQTSDGAAFTLVMSEDMVNELGIKPIAKMVSFAVAAVEPRVMGIAPIIAIPKALKQAGLKKEDMALIELNEAFASQSVAVVRELDLNKDIVNVNGGAIALGHPLGCTGAKLSVQIFDEMRKRGHQGKHCMVTMCVGTGQGAAGIFEFLN
- a CDS encoding four helix bundle protein, producing the protein MHKFEKLKIWQKAMDLTVDVYKATEKFPVDERFGLTSQMRRCSVSIPSNIAEGSGRNSNPQFNQFLGIANGSTSELIIQTFLSERLGLLGTETMRTLVEQCVEISNMNYGLQKSLK